One stretch of Bradyrhizobium canariense DNA includes these proteins:
- a CDS encoding sensor histidine kinase NtrY-like: MTSADSAAPSFDPSLAEPRGWSLWRLLAAFAVVLALLSACLTFLVLTGLTPIEPTPAVVYSFILINAATILLLVGIIVREVWQVMQARRRGRAAARLHVQIVSLFSVIAVLPAVLVAIVANVTIDRGLDRLFSGPMHEVIQNSLSIARAYTNEHAQLIGGDILGMANDIARARPLYDQDRGTFRELLTASAVARNLPGAMLIDKNRNILEKAETGIQLQFAPPPPEFLSNVKETEPEISVFPENYVAAVIRLRAFDDTFLYVARLLDPHVVAQLRQTEASAAEYAQIESRRLGLQVNFALMFAVIALTILMASVLIGLNFANGLVVPIRRLMSAANVVSTGDLHVQVPVHHSEGDLAQLGETFNKMTQELRTQRDELVNASDLIDSRRRFIEAVLSSASAGIIGVDASGSVGILNRSAEKLIGHAESETLDHPLSDVLPELDDMMKTAREGTQRLVQGQITINRDGQERNLSVRVSAEQTSQSRDSYIITLDDITELVSAQRTSAWGDVARRIAHEIKNPLTPIQLSAERIRRKFGKVIVEDKSIFEQCTDTIVRQVDDIRRMVDEFSRFARMPKPVMEGEDVADTVRQAVFLMRVGHPDIDIEADIKQDPIRAQFDRRLISQALTNIIKNATEAIEAVPAEELGKGRIDVIAARENDDVVIDVIDNGIGLPKVARARLLEPYVTTREKGTGLGLAIVGRVLEDHGGRIELKDAADFRPGQRGAWMRLRFAISGHAAKTKEHTADTKEPASKTKEPESGTIEPVDATNNETKIEAATGN, encoded by the coding sequence ATGACCAGCGCAGATTCAGCGGCCCCATCATTCGATCCGTCGCTTGCCGAGCCTCGAGGGTGGTCCCTTTGGAGGTTGCTGGCGGCGTTCGCGGTCGTTCTGGCCCTGCTGTCGGCCTGCCTGACCTTCCTGGTGCTCACCGGCTTGACGCCGATCGAGCCGACACCTGCGGTGGTCTATTCGTTTATCCTCATCAACGCGGCCACCATCCTTCTGCTGGTTGGCATCATCGTCCGCGAGGTCTGGCAGGTCATGCAGGCCCGCCGGCGGGGACGGGCGGCTGCAAGACTGCATGTCCAGATCGTCAGCCTGTTCTCGGTCATTGCGGTGCTGCCTGCCGTGCTGGTGGCGATCGTCGCCAATGTGACCATCGATCGCGGCCTCGACCGGCTGTTTTCAGGTCCCATGCACGAGGTGATTCAGAACTCGCTGAGCATCGCCCGCGCCTATACCAACGAACATGCGCAGCTCATTGGCGGCGACATTCTAGGAATGGCCAACGATATTGCCCGTGCCCGGCCATTATACGACCAGGATCGCGGAACATTTCGCGAGCTTCTGACGGCGAGCGCTGTGGCGCGCAATCTGCCGGGCGCGATGCTGATCGACAAGAATCGCAATATTCTGGAGAAGGCGGAAACCGGCATTCAACTGCAATTCGCGCCGCCGCCGCCGGAATTCCTGAGCAATGTCAAGGAAACCGAACCTGAGATTTCGGTGTTCCCCGAAAACTATGTCGCAGCCGTTATCCGGCTGCGTGCCTTCGACGATACCTTCCTCTATGTGGCGCGTCTGCTCGATCCCCACGTCGTCGCGCAACTCAGGCAGACCGAGGCCAGCGCCGCCGAATATGCCCAGATTGAATCGCGCCGGCTCGGCCTTCAGGTGAATTTCGCGCTGATGTTCGCTGTGATCGCACTGACCATCCTGATGGCCTCCGTCCTGATCGGGCTGAATTTCGCCAATGGGCTGGTGGTCCCGATCCGGCGGCTGATGAGCGCCGCCAACGTCGTCTCGACCGGCGATCTGCATGTACAGGTGCCGGTGCATCACTCGGAGGGCGATCTCGCGCAACTCGGTGAGACCTTCAACAAGATGACCCAGGAGTTGCGTACCCAGCGCGATGAACTGGTCAACGCAAGCGATCTGATCGACAGCCGCCGCCGTTTCATCGAAGCGGTATTGTCGTCGGCCAGCGCCGGGATCATCGGCGTCGATGCCTCCGGCAGCGTCGGCATTCTCAACCGCTCCGCCGAAAAACTGATCGGCCACGCCGAGTCAGAGACGCTGGATCATCCACTGTCCGATGTGCTGCCCGAACTCGACGACATGATGAAAACCGCGCGCGAGGGCACCCAGCGGCTGGTTCAGGGGCAGATTACGATCAATCGCGACGGTCAGGAACGTAACCTGTCGGTCCGCGTCAGCGCCGAGCAGACCAGCCAGTCGCGCGACAGCTACATCATCACGCTCGACGATATTACCGAACTGGTCTCCGCACAGCGGACCTCGGCATGGGGCGATGTCGCCCGCCGCATCGCCCATGAGATCAAAAACCCGCTGACGCCGATCCAGCTTTCGGCCGAACGCATCCGCCGCAAGTTCGGCAAAGTCATCGTCGAAGACAAATCCATATTCGAACAATGTACCGACACCATTGTGCGGCAGGTCGATGATATCAGGCGGATGGTTGATGAATTTTCGCGCTTCGCGCGGATGCCGAAACCGGTCATGGAAGGCGAGGACGTTGCTGACACCGTGCGGCAGGCGGTGTTCCTGATGCGGGTCGGACATCCCGACATCGATATTGAAGCGGATATCAAGCAAGATCCGATCCGGGCGCAGTTCGACCGGAGGTTGATTTCGCAGGCGTTGACCAACATCATCAAGAACGCGACCGAGGCGATCGAAGCCGTCCCGGCGGAGGAACTGGGGAAGGGTCGTATTGATGTCATCGCCGCACGCGAGAACGATGACGTGGTGATCGACGTCATCGACAACGGTATTGGCCTGCCGAAGGTTGCCCGAGCGCGTTTGCTCGAACCCTACGTCACCACGCGTGAAAAAGGCACCGGCCTTGGTCTCGCCATTGTCGGCCGCGTTCTGGAGGACCATGGCGGTCGAATCGAGCTCAAGGACGCGGCAGACTTCCGGCCTGGCCAGCGCGGAGCCTGGATGCGGTTGCGGTTCGCGATCTCAGGCCATGCCGCCAAGACAAAAGAACATACCGCCGACACCAAAGAGCCGGCTTCCAAAACAAAAGAGCCGGAATCCGGAACCATTGAACCGGTTGATGCGACCAATAACGAAACAAAAATCGAAGCCGCGACAGGCAATTGA
- the ntrC gene encoding nitrogen regulation protein NR(I), protein MPAGSILVADDDTAIRTVLNQALSRAGYEVRLTGNAATLWRWVSQGEGDLVITDVVMPDENAFDLLPRIKKMRPSLPVIVMSAQNTFMTAIRASERGAYEYLPKPFDLKELIAIVGRALAEPKERVANHNDEAEFDSIPLVGRSPAMQEIYRVLARLMQTDLTVMISGESGTGKELVARALHDYGKRRNGPFVAVNMAAIPRDLIESELFGHERGAFTGANTRASGRFEQAEGGTLFLDEIGDMPMEAQTRLLRVLQQGEYTTVGGRTPIKTDVRIVAASNKDLRILIQQGLFREDLFFRLNVVPLRLPPLRERIEDLPDLIRHFFALAEKDGLPPKKLDTLALERMKQHRWPGNVRELENLARRLAALYPQDVITGSVIDGELAPPAVSSGGSVPHGVDNLGGAVEAYLSSHFSGFPNGVPPPGLYHRILKEIEVPLLTAALAATRGNQIRAADLLGLNRNTLRKKIRDLDIQVYRSGS, encoded by the coding sequence ATGCCCGCAGGTAGCATACTTGTCGCTGACGACGATACGGCCATCCGTACCGTCCTGAATCAGGCTCTCTCGCGCGCCGGCTATGAGGTGCGGTTGACCGGAAACGCGGCGACGTTGTGGCGCTGGGTAAGCCAGGGCGAGGGCGATCTTGTCATCACCGACGTCGTGATGCCCGATGAGAACGCATTCGATCTGTTGCCGCGGATCAAGAAGATGCGGCCGAGCCTGCCGGTCATCGTGATGAGTGCGCAGAACACCTTCATGACGGCGATCCGCGCATCGGAACGCGGGGCGTATGAATATCTGCCGAAGCCGTTCGACCTGAAGGAGCTCATTGCCATTGTCGGCCGCGCGCTGGCGGAGCCGAAGGAGCGGGTGGCCAACCACAACGACGAGGCCGAGTTCGACTCGATTCCGCTGGTCGGGCGGTCGCCTGCGATGCAGGAAATCTACCGGGTGCTGGCGCGGCTGATGCAGACCGACCTCACCGTGATGATCTCCGGTGAGTCCGGTACCGGCAAGGAGCTAGTGGCGCGCGCGCTGCATGATTACGGCAAGCGCCGCAACGGTCCGTTCGTCGCCGTCAACATGGCGGCGATTCCCCGCGATCTCATCGAATCCGAACTGTTCGGCCATGAGCGAGGCGCGTTCACGGGCGCGAACACCCGCGCCTCCGGCCGGTTCGAGCAGGCCGAGGGAGGAACGCTGTTCCTCGACGAAATCGGCGACATGCCGATGGAGGCGCAGACGCGTCTGTTGCGCGTGCTTCAGCAGGGCGAATACACCACCGTCGGCGGCCGCACCCCGATCAAGACCGACGTGCGTATCGTGGCGGCGAGCAACAAGGATCTGCGTATCCTGATCCAGCAGGGGTTGTTCCGCGAGGACCTGTTCTTCCGTCTCAACGTGGTGCCGCTGCGGCTGCCGCCGTTGCGAGAGCGGATCGAGGATTTGCCCGACCTGATCCGGCATTTCTTCGCGCTTGCCGAGAAAGACGGCCTGCCGCCGAAGAAGCTCGATACGCTGGCGCTGGAGCGCATGAAGCAGCATCGCTGGCCCGGCAATGTGCGCGAACTGGAAAACCTCGCGCGCCGGCTTGCGGCCCTGTATCCGCAGGACGTGATCACCGGTTCGGTCATCGACGGCGAGTTGGCGCCGCCCGCCGTGAGTTCGGGCGGCAGCGTTCCCCATGGCGTCGACAATCTCGGCGGCGCCGTCGAGGCCTATCTGTCATCGCACTTTTCCGGCTTTCCCAATGGCGTGCCGCCGCCTGGCCTCTATCACCGGATCCTCAAGGAGATCGAGGTGCCGCTGCTGACCGCGGCGCTGGCGGCGACCAGGGGCAACCAGATCCGGGCCGCCGACCTCTTGGGCCTCAACCGCAACACGCTGCGGAAGAAGATTCGCGACCTCGACATTCAAGTCTACCGGAGCGGAAGTTGA
- a CDS encoding two-component system sensor histidine kinase NtrB — MTLAAEHLRSVPSDGEAILNALPNPVLLVAPDGKIVDANMAAESFFEISTQFLQRQSLKELVPFGSPLLALIDQVRRTGSPVNEYKVDLGTPRIGGDRQVDLHVAPLTERPGHIVVMLQERTIADKMDRQLTHRSAARSVIALAAMLAHEIKNPLSGIRGAAQLLEQAASAEDRMLTRLICDEADRIVTLVDRMEVFGDDRPVARGPVNIHSVLDHVKRLAQSGFARNIRFVEEYDPSLPPVLANQDQLIQVFLNLVKNAAEAVADLGSDAEIQLTTAFRPGVRLSVPGKKSRVSLPLEFCVKDNGPGVPEDLLPNLFDPFVTTKATGSGLGLALVAKIVGDHGGIIECESQPRKTIFRVLLPMFNTAKHFDQSNRDDVSGTSPHASQDTR, encoded by the coding sequence ATGACTTTAGCCGCGGAACATCTCCGGTCGGTGCCGTCAGATGGCGAGGCCATTCTCAACGCACTGCCCAATCCGGTACTGCTGGTTGCCCCCGACGGCAAGATCGTCGACGCAAACATGGCGGCGGAATCATTCTTCGAGATTTCGACGCAATTTCTGCAGCGGCAGTCGCTGAAGGAACTTGTGCCGTTCGGCAGCCCTCTGCTGGCGCTGATCGATCAGGTGCGCCGCACCGGCTCACCGGTCAATGAATACAAGGTTGATTTGGGTACGCCGCGGATCGGCGGCGATCGTCAGGTCGATCTGCACGTCGCACCGCTCACCGAACGGCCCGGTCATATCGTCGTGATGCTGCAGGAACGCACCATCGCCGACAAGATGGACCGGCAGCTGACGCATCGAAGCGCTGCCCGTTCGGTGATCGCGCTTGCGGCGATGCTCGCGCACGAAATCAAGAACCCGCTGTCCGGCATCCGCGGTGCGGCACAACTGCTCGAGCAGGCGGCGTCGGCGGAAGACCGGATGCTGACGCGGCTGATTTGCGATGAGGCGGACCGCATCGTCACGCTGGTCGATCGTATGGAAGTATTCGGCGACGACCGGCCGGTGGCGCGCGGTCCGGTCAATATTCATTCGGTGCTCGATCACGTCAAACGGCTCGCGCAATCCGGTTTCGCCCGCAATATCCGCTTCGTCGAGGAATATGATCCGTCGCTGCCGCCGGTATTGGCCAATCAGGATCAGCTGATTCAGGTGTTCCTCAACCTGGTCAAGAACGCCGCGGAGGCTGTGGCCGATCTCGGCAGCGATGCGGAAATTCAACTCACCACGGCGTTTCGACCGGGTGTGCGCCTGTCAGTGCCGGGCAAAAAATCGCGGGTGTCATTGCCGCTTGAATTCTGCGTCAAGGATAACGGCCCGGGCGTGCCCGAGGACCTGCTGCCGAACCTGTTCGATCCGTTCGTCACCACCAAAGCGACAGGCAGCGGCCTTGGACTTGCGCTCGTCGCCAAGATCGTCGGCGATCATGGCGGCATCATCGAATGCGAGTCGCAACCGCGGAAAACCATTTTCCGCGTGCTGCTGCCGATGTTCAACACCGCCAAACATTTCGATCAAAGCAATCGCGATGACGTTTCGGGGACGTCGCCGCATGCCTCTCAAGACACCAGATGA
- the dusB gene encoding tRNA dihydrouridine synthase DusB: MKVGDITPANRVFLAPMSGITDAPFRRLAAALGAGLVVSEMTASSDLINGRPMSRLRCEATGVGAHVVQLAGCEADWMAEGARIAESSGADIIDINMGCPARHVTGGQSGSALMRDLDHALRLIEATVSAVKVPVTLKMRLGWDDRSLNAPELARRAEAAGVQMITVHGRTRCQFYKGEADWGAVRAVKDAIRIPLVVNGDITSFEQAVTALETSGADAVMVGRGAQGQPWLPGQIGRRLDSGAIESEPSLAEQYNYIRTLYDEVCSHYGLRIGLRHARKHLGWALDVAARCSRAPATAIRTWRQKILTSDDPASVHRALQDAFDDFAWSAAA, encoded by the coding sequence TTGAAAGTAGGCGATATTACACCCGCCAACCGGGTCTTTCTGGCGCCGATGTCGGGCATCACCGATGCTCCCTTCCGACGTCTAGCTGCCGCGCTTGGTGCCGGGCTTGTGGTCTCCGAAATGACTGCCAGCAGCGATCTGATTAATGGCCGTCCGATGTCTCGGTTGCGATGCGAGGCGACCGGGGTCGGCGCTCATGTTGTTCAGCTCGCAGGCTGCGAGGCCGATTGGATGGCGGAAGGCGCGCGGATCGCAGAAAGCTCCGGCGCCGATATCATCGACATCAATATGGGTTGTCCCGCGCGCCATGTGACCGGCGGTCAGTCCGGTTCGGCATTGATGCGCGATCTCGATCACGCCTTGCGATTGATCGAGGCGACGGTCTCAGCCGTAAAAGTCCCGGTGACGCTGAAGATGCGGCTCGGCTGGGACGACCGATCGCTCAACGCGCCCGAGTTGGCGCGGCGCGCCGAGGCTGCCGGCGTGCAGATGATCACGGTGCACGGCCGCACCCGCTGTCAGTTCTACAAGGGCGAAGCCGATTGGGGCGCGGTGCGCGCGGTCAAGGATGCGATCCGTATTCCTCTGGTCGTCAATGGCGATATCACCTCGTTCGAGCAAGCGGTGACCGCGCTCGAAACCTCGGGCGCCGATGCGGTCATGGTCGGCCGTGGCGCGCAGGGTCAGCCCTGGTTGCCGGGCCAGATCGGGCGTCGTCTCGATTCCGGAGCCATCGAATCCGAACCGTCGCTGGCGGAGCAGTACAACTATATCCGTACGCTCTACGACGAGGTCTGCAGCCATTACGGGCTGCGCATCGGCCTTCGCCATGCACGCAAGCATCTCGGCTGGGCGCTGGACGTTGCGGCCCGCTGCAGCCGGGCGCCGGCAACCGCGATCAGGACCTGGCGACAAAAGATTTTGACGTCGGATGATCCCGCCAGCGTGCATCGCGCGCTGCAAGATGCCTTCGACGACTTTGCATGGAGCGCTGCTGCATGA
- a CDS encoding bifunctional 2-C-methyl-D-erythritol 4-phosphate cytidylyltransferase/2-C-methyl-D-erythritol 2,4-cyclodiphosphate synthase, translating into MSTPDRTAAILVAAGRGLRAGSGGPKQYRTIGGQTVIYRAMQAFCAHPQVFAVQPVLNPDDAAIFNDAVSGLRHEPPTSGGATRQASVHAGLEALASQKPDIVLIHDAARPFVTAAVISRAIEAAGRTGAAVPAIAVTDTIKLVGETGNVEATPERARLRIAQTPQAFRFDVILDAHRRAARDGRSDFTDDAALAEWAGLTVATFEGDPANMKLTTPEDFVREEVRLGAMLGDIRTGTGYDVHAFGDGDHVMVCGVRVPHNRGFLAHSDGDVGLHALVDAILGALADGDIGSHFPPSDNKWKGAASDRFLKYAVDRVTARGGRIANLEVTLICERPKIGPLRDTMRARISEITGLDISRVAVKATTSERLGFTGREEGIAATASATIRLPWDGKGWSDKGRSD; encoded by the coding sequence ATGTCCACACCTGACCGCACCGCAGCCATCCTTGTCGCAGCCGGGCGCGGGCTTCGCGCGGGGTCCGGAGGTCCCAAGCAGTATCGAACGATCGGCGGCCAGACCGTGATCTATCGGGCGATGCAGGCGTTCTGCGCGCATCCGCAGGTGTTCGCGGTGCAGCCGGTTTTGAATCCCGATGATGCGGCTATCTTCAATGATGCCGTCAGCGGACTGCGTCACGAGCCACCCACCAGCGGCGGAGCCACGCGCCAGGCGTCAGTTCATGCCGGGCTCGAGGCGTTGGCAAGCCAGAAGCCGGACATCGTTCTGATCCACGACGCCGCGCGGCCTTTCGTCACGGCCGCGGTGATTTCGCGCGCGATCGAAGCGGCCGGCCGTACCGGCGCCGCTGTTCCTGCCATAGCTGTCACCGACACCATCAAGCTGGTTGGTGAAACCGGAAACGTCGAAGCAACGCCGGAGCGCGCGCGGTTGCGAATCGCACAAACGCCGCAGGCGTTCCGGTTCGATGTGATTCTCGATGCCCATCGCCGCGCGGCACGCGATGGGCGCAGCGATTTCACCGATGATGCCGCGCTCGCTGAATGGGCGGGATTGACGGTAGCGACCTTTGAAGGCGATCCTGCCAACATGAAACTTACAACACCGGAAGACTTCGTGCGCGAAGAAGTCCGCCTTGGCGCGATGCTTGGCGATATCAGGACCGGGACTGGCTACGACGTTCACGCCTTTGGCGACGGCGACCACGTGATGGTCTGTGGCGTTCGCGTGCCGCATAACCGCGGCTTTCTGGCGCATTCCGATGGTGACGTCGGGCTTCACGCGCTGGTCGATGCGATTCTCGGCGCGCTGGCGGACGGCGATATCGGTTCGCATTTTCCACCCAGCGACAACAAGTGGAAGGGCGCGGCATCCGACCGCTTCCTGAAATATGCCGTCGACCGTGTCACCGCGCGCGGCGGCCGCATCGCCAATCTCGAAGTCACCTTGATCTGCGAGCGCCCGAAGATCGGACCGTTGCGTGACACCATGCGCGCGCGGATTTCCGAGATCACCGGGCTCGACATCTCACGCGTCGCCGTGAAGGCCACGACCAGCGAACGGCTCGGCTTTACCGGCCGCGAGGAAGGCATCGCCGCGACCGCGAGCGCCACCATTCGCCTCCCATGGGACGGCAAAGGTTGGAGCGATAAAGGCCGGAGCGATTAA
- a CDS encoding CinA family protein, translated as MRGSDARALSRSLLDLCRMRKLTIATAESCTGGLVAGALTDIPGSSDVIDRGFVTYSNEAKRAMLGVKATTLATFGAVSKETATAMAVGALEKAGVDLAVSITGIAGPGGATPGKPVGLVHFAVATRDGRILHRECRFGAIGRTTVRQRSVVEALRMLMELARGPQAATTPRREAASRHRQRVARSPRRTAVKRRRPPRA; from the coding sequence ATGAGAGGCAGCGACGCCCGCGCCCTCTCCCGCTCGCTGCTCGATCTGTGCCGGATGCGTAAACTGACGATCGCAACGGCGGAGTCCTGCACCGGCGGCCTGGTTGCGGGCGCATTGACCGATATTCCTGGCTCGTCCGATGTGATCGACCGTGGTTTTGTCACTTACTCCAATGAGGCCAAACGCGCGATGCTCGGCGTCAAGGCAACGACGCTCGCCACGTTCGGCGCGGTCAGCAAGGAAACCGCAACCGCGATGGCCGTCGGCGCCTTGGAGAAAGCCGGCGTCGATCTGGCCGTCTCGATCACCGGCATTGCCGGCCCGGGCGGCGCCACGCCCGGCAAGCCGGTCGGCCTTGTACACTTTGCCGTCGCCACCCGTGACGGCAGGATCTTGCATCGCGAATGCCGTTTTGGTGCGATCGGACGCACCACAGTGCGTCAGCGCTCGGTGGTGGAGGCCTTGCGCATGCTGATGGAATTGGCGCGCGGACCGCAAGCAGCGACGACGCCACGCCGCGAAGCCGCCAGCCGGCACCGTCAGCGCGTGGCACGGTCGCCGCGCCGAACCGCGGTCAAACGGCGCCGTCCGCCGCGGGCGTAG
- a CDS encoding LysR family transcriptional regulator, translating to MKADLSDLNGFVVVMRAGGFRDGARASGVSASGLSEAVRRLEAQLGVRLLNRTTRSVVPTEAGERLLERLAPALTEVEAALDVVNGFRDRPAGTLKLNVPVSAARLVLPRIVPPFLAAYPDIRLEVVAEENFVDVLAAGCDAGIRYSERLEQDMIAVPIGPRVQRFAVAAASAYLDRCGRPEHPRDLLGHSCLRGRFPSGTMMAWEFERDGEVVQIDATGPLIVQIGGATDLLVDAAIAGTGIVPLFEDWLRPYFDSGALEPVLEPWWQRFPGPFLYYPGRRLVPAPLRAFIDFIKATADQS from the coding sequence ATGAAGGCCGACTTGAGCGATCTGAACGGCTTCGTGGTGGTGATGCGGGCCGGCGGCTTTCGCGATGGCGCCCGCGCCAGTGGTGTGAGCGCGTCGGGCTTAAGCGAAGCGGTCCGCCGCCTGGAGGCGCAGCTTGGCGTCAGGTTGCTAAACCGGACGACGCGCAGCGTTGTCCCGACCGAAGCGGGCGAGCGCTTGCTGGAGCGGCTTGCGCCGGCACTGACGGAGGTCGAGGCCGCCCTGGATGTGGTGAACGGCTTTCGCGACAGGCCGGCGGGCACGCTTAAACTCAACGTCCCGGTCTCTGCGGCCCGGCTCGTGCTGCCCCGCATCGTTCCGCCATTCCTCGCGGCCTATCCCGACATTCGCCTGGAGGTAGTCGCCGAGGAGAATTTCGTCGATGTGCTCGCCGCCGGTTGCGACGCCGGCATCCGCTACAGCGAGCGGCTGGAGCAGGACATGATTGCCGTGCCGATCGGGCCGCGCGTCCAGCGTTTTGCCGTCGCCGCCGCGTCGGCTTACCTCGATCGATGCGGCCGGCCAGAGCACCCGCGCGATCTGCTCGGCCATAGCTGCCTGCGAGGCCGATTCCCGAGCGGGACGATGATGGCCTGGGAATTCGAGCGCGATGGCGAGGTCGTACAAATCGACGCGACCGGGCCGCTGATTGTGCAGATCGGTGGGGCCACCGATCTCCTCGTCGACGCCGCGATCGCGGGCACCGGTATCGTGCCCCTGTTCGAGGACTGGCTGCGCCCGTATTTCGATAGCGGTGCGCTTGAACCCGTCCTCGAACCATGGTGGCAGCGCTTCCCAGGGCCGTTCCTGTACTACCCCGGACGGCGCCTCGTGCCCGCACCCCTGCGGGCGTTCATCGATTTTATCAAGGCGACGGCTGACCAATCCTGA
- a CDS encoding aldo/keto reductase family oxidoreductase translates to MSANPSCTFTLGNRTVKRLGYGAMQLAGPGVFGPPKDRNAALAVLREAVARGVDHIDTSDFYGPHVTNQIIREALHPYPDDLVIVTKISARRGADGSWIPAMSPAELTRAVHDNLRNLGLDVLGIVNLRSMYDVHGPAEGSIEAPLMVLAELQRKGLVRHIGLSNVTPTQIAEGRRICEIVCVQNHYNVAHRSDDALIDDLARAGIAYVPYFPLGGFQPLQSSILSDVAARLGATPMQVALAWLLRRAPNILLIPGTSSVSHLQENLAAAELDLPDDVAKELDGVASIGSA, encoded by the coding sequence ATGTCCGCTAACCCCTCATGTACTTTTACGCTCGGCAATCGCACCGTGAAGCGGCTCGGTTATGGGGCCATGCAACTCGCGGGACCCGGCGTATTCGGGCCGCCCAAGGATCGCAATGCGGCATTGGCGGTGCTGCGTGAGGCCGTCGCGCGCGGGGTTGATCACATCGACACCAGCGACTTCTACGGCCCACACGTCACCAACCAGATCATCCGCGAAGCGCTGCACCCCTATCCCGACGATCTCGTCATCGTCACCAAGATCAGCGCCCGGCGCGGCGCGGATGGATCGTGGATCCCGGCGATGTCGCCCGCCGAACTTACCCGGGCGGTCCACGACAATCTCCGCAATCTCGGCCTGGATGTCCTCGGCATCGTCAACCTGCGCAGCATGTACGACGTGCATGGTCCTGCCGAGGGGTCGATCGAAGCGCCGCTCATGGTGCTGGCCGAGCTCCAGCGCAAGGGCCTTGTGCGTCACATCGGCCTGAGCAACGTCACGCCGACGCAGATCGCGGAAGGACGCCGGATCTGCGAGATTGTCTGCGTCCAGAACCATTACAATGTGGCACATCGGAGCGACGATGCGCTGATCGACGATCTCGCCCGCGCCGGCATCGCCTACGTGCCGTACTTTCCGCTCGGCGGATTCCAGCCGCTGCAATCCTCCATCCTGTCCGACGTCGCTGCGCGCCTTGGCGCCACGCCCATGCAGGTCGCCCTCGCCTGGCTGCTTCGTCGAGCGCCCAATATCCTGCTGATCCCCGGCACCTCGTCTGTCTCGCACTTACAGGAGAACCTCGCTGCGGCCGAGCTCGATCTGCCGGATGACGTGGCCAAAGAGCTGGACGGTGTGGCGAGCATCGGCTCCGCCTGA
- a CDS encoding type II toxin-antitoxin system RatA family toxin, whose product MPRFSSKRRVRHTAPQMFDLVADVERYPEFVPLCQALKIRERTPQPDGTEIVIADMTVSFKLVRESFTSRVTLDRPNLKILVEYLKGPFSNLENRWTFEPKSDADCDVGFFLSYEFKSRMLALLMGTMFDAAFARFSAAFEKRADVVYGKPGATPT is encoded by the coding sequence ATGCCGAGATTTTCCAGCAAGCGCCGGGTTCGCCACACCGCGCCACAGATGTTCGATCTGGTGGCTGACGTCGAGCGCTATCCCGAATTCGTGCCGCTGTGCCAGGCGCTGAAGATACGCGAGCGCACGCCGCAGCCTGACGGCACCGAGATCGTGATCGCAGACATGACCGTTTCCTTCAAGCTGGTGCGGGAATCCTTCACCAGCCGGGTAACGCTGGACCGTCCCAATCTGAAGATCCTGGTCGAATATTTGAAGGGGCCGTTCAGCAATCTTGAAAACCGCTGGACGTTTGAGCCCAAGTCCGACGCCGATTGCGACGTCGGATTTTTCCTCTCTTACGAATTCAAAAGCCGGATGCTGGCGCTTCTGATGGGCACGATGTTCGACGCGGCGTTCGCGCGATTTTCGGCGGCGTTCGAAAAGCGTGCCGATGTGGTCTATGGAAAGCCGGGTGCTACGCCGACATAG